In Candidatus Saccharibacteria bacterium oral taxon 488, a single window of DNA contains:
- the dnaJ gene encoding molecular chaperone DnaJ codes for MSKRDYYEVLGVSKTASEDEIKKAFRKAAVKYHPDKEGGDEAKFKEVNEAYEVLKDKQKRQRYDQFGHAGVGGAAGGGFGGNPFEGFGGFGGQDIHFDFGGGGFGDIFSQFFGGGATSSQGGARRGRDVETNVTLSFEEAVFGAEKNLNVTLDTECKHCHGDGVEPGHSLKTCDDCKGSGQQTRVMNSIFGQIQQAVTCPTCHGRGKVPEQNCSVCGGKGTTRQRQEITVKIPAGIDDGATIRLRDRGEAVQGGPRGDLYVHIRVKAHKKFTREGDIILSEEHISMVEAALGTEIDVETVDGTVRMKIPAGTQSGTDFKLSGHGVPHLRDDSRGPHIVGVIVDTPTKLSKKQRELLEQFDGARRRGLFS; via the coding sequence ATGAGCAAGCGCGATTATTATGAAGTGTTAGGCGTGTCGAAAACCGCCTCTGAGGATGAGATCAAGAAGGCTTTTCGCAAGGCAGCGGTCAAGTACCACCCCGACAAAGAAGGCGGTGATGAAGCCAAATTCAAAGAGGTCAATGAGGCGTATGAAGTCCTAAAAGACAAGCAAAAGCGCCAGCGTTACGACCAGTTTGGTCATGCGGGTGTCGGCGGCGCAGCAGGCGGTGGCTTTGGCGGTAATCCGTTCGAAGGATTTGGCGGGTTTGGCGGCCAAGATATCCACTTTGATTTTGGTGGCGGCGGTTTTGGCGACATTTTCAGTCAATTTTTCGGTGGCGGCGCGACTAGTTCACAGGGTGGTGCGCGGCGTGGTCGTGATGTTGAAACTAATGTGACTCTGAGTTTTGAAGAGGCGGTGTTTGGCGCAGAAAAGAATCTCAACGTGACCTTGGACACCGAGTGCAAACATTGTCATGGCGATGGCGTCGAGCCAGGCCATAGTCTAAAAACCTGCGATGACTGCAAGGGTTCTGGTCAGCAGACTCGCGTCATGAACTCGATTTTTGGACAAATTCAGCAAGCAGTCACTTGTCCAACCTGTCATGGTCGCGGTAAGGTCCCGGAGCAAAACTGTTCAGTCTGTGGCGGCAAGGGTACAACTCGCCAGCGCCAGGAGATTACGGTCAAGATCCCAGCCGGCATTGATGATGGCGCGACGATCCGCCTGCGTGATCGCGGTGAAGCAGTTCAGGGCGGCCCGCGCGGCGATCTATACGTTCACATTCGTGTCAAGGCGCATAAGAAGTTCACTCGTGAAGGCGACATTATCCTGTCAGAAGAGCATATCTCGATGGTTGAGGCAGCGCTGGGAACGGAAATTGATGTCGAAACTGTGGACGGCACGGTGCGAATGAAAATCCCAGCCGGCACCCAGTCGGGGACTGATTTTAAGTTATCAGGCCACGGCGTGCCACACTTACGCGATGACTCGCGTGGCCCGCACATTGTTGGCGTCATCGTTGATACGCCAACCAAACTGAGCAAGAAGCAGCGTGAACTACTGGAACAGTTTGATGGTGCGAGGAGGCGCGGACTGTTTTCGTAA
- a CDS encoding DUF1704 domain-containing protein gives MSIVLEMVPRQLRTIEEIINPHNLPEAGFQSYTELVNNALDQREDFIAGKFRNPRFEHRRLRDMSALDKGVIALGRAREEATDRELDSVFREAIGSSLAFRMAEMEYVKLLGQLEFLHHEGGNQEELSEVQEQARQLGHELYGQPQPEIRDAALNELWNILDSKTYHPTAQVLYDELANGFTWQGQEMSAMLRAEDDEARLPRFEDNQALEWAGEQIIEHNADIQALVQELWGQKVKECGEEYVCGPADIVEAFQAVINLRDPDHTSGVTVKLVENKTALSWESPEMAVVVGGKRAPIKTSDELFRKVLHEFGVHGQRSINGLKTKLPVLGMGLFTDTPRPDYLTFEEGLATTVEEMIGDTVPKWTAAKLGHYINISLAEQGADFRTVFETAWRYRLLGKLKDNQEVTQEMIDKEQRMAYGSCVRIFRGTQPDMADRQPGVALLTFNKDLAYLEGRVLAMRHLESLYANQDVDGATRLFAGKYDPTNPKQQELMMRALAA, from the coding sequence ATGAGTATAGTGCTCGAAATGGTACCGCGTCAACTGCGAACGATTGAAGAGATTATTAATCCTCACAATCTTCCTGAAGCCGGGTTTCAGTCGTATACAGAACTTGTTAATAATGCGCTCGATCAGCGAGAGGACTTTATCGCTGGGAAGTTTCGTAATCCTCGCTTTGAACACCGGCGTCTTCGCGATATGTCGGCACTAGATAAGGGTGTTATAGCACTTGGTCGAGCTCGTGAAGAGGCGACTGATCGTGAGCTTGACTCAGTATTCCGTGAGGCGATTGGTTCGTCGCTTGCGTTTCGCATGGCGGAAATGGAATATGTGAAGTTGCTCGGTCAGCTAGAGTTTTTACATCATGAAGGGGGAAATCAAGAAGAGTTGAGTGAGGTGCAGGAGCAAGCTCGACAGCTTGGTCATGAATTATACGGTCAGCCGCAGCCAGAGATTCGTGATGCGGCGCTTAATGAGCTGTGGAATATACTAGACAGCAAAACCTATCACCCGACCGCACAGGTTTTGTACGATGAGTTAGCGAATGGCTTTACCTGGCAGGGTCAAGAGATGTCGGCGATGCTCCGTGCTGAAGATGATGAAGCACGACTTCCTCGCTTTGAGGATAATCAGGCATTGGAGTGGGCTGGTGAGCAGATTATTGAGCACAATGCTGATATTCAGGCGCTGGTGCAGGAGTTATGGGGCCAGAAAGTCAAAGAATGTGGTGAAGAATATGTATGCGGTCCAGCTGATATCGTCGAAGCGTTTCAAGCAGTGATCAATCTGCGCGACCCTGATCATACCAGCGGCGTAACGGTGAAGCTAGTAGAAAACAAGACTGCGCTATCTTGGGAATCTCCAGAGATGGCAGTGGTGGTTGGTGGGAAGCGAGCGCCGATCAAGACAAGTGATGAGCTGTTTCGTAAGGTACTACACGAATTTGGAGTACATGGGCAGCGTTCAATCAATGGACTGAAGACAAAGCTACCGGTCCTCGGGATGGGTTTGTTCACTGATACTCCACGACCAGATTACCTGACCTTTGAAGAGGGGCTGGCGACGACGGTTGAGGAAATGATTGGTGATACTGTGCCGAAATGGACAGCTGCAAAACTTGGCCACTACATTAATATCTCGCTGGCGGAGCAGGGTGCAGATTTTCGCACGGTGTTCGAGACAGCGTGGCGATATCGTCTACTTGGGAAGTTAAAGGATAATCAAGAGGTGACGCAGGAGATGATAGATAAAGAGCAGCGAATGGCATATGGGTCCTGTGTAAGGATCTTCCGTGGCACGCAGCCTGATATGGCGGACCGCCAGCCTGGGGTAGCGCTGCTAACCTTTAATAAAGACCTCGCTTATCTTGAGGGGCGTGTTCTGGCAATGCGACATTTGGAGAGTCTATACGCTAATCAGGACGTTGATGGAGCTACTCGTCTCTTTGCTGGTAAGTATGATCCAACCAACCCCAAGCAGCAAGAGTTGATGATGAGGGCGCTTGCGGCGTAG
- the dnaK gene encoding molecular chaperone DnaK, protein MGKIIGIDLGTTNSAFAYMLAGKPEVIANAEGNRTTPSVVAINKKGERLVGQVAQRQRVTNPKNTIYGVKRFIGRKFDDKEVQKDRGLMPFKIVKKGAGVAVEMGGKEYAPEEVSAMILGKIKADAEAFLGEKVTEAVITVPAYFDDSQRQATKDAGKIAGLEVKRIINEPTAAALAYGLEKGKNDETIVVFDLGGGTFDVSVLELGDGVFEVKATNGDTHLGGEDFDNVIVNYFLDDFKSKEGIDLRKDNAAMQRLKDEAEKAKKELSTVTEYEVNIPFITADADGPKHFELSLTRAKLEDLVKDLLARLDGPVEKALKDAKLSKSDIQNVVMVGGMTRMPAVVERVKKLFGKDPMQGVNPDEVVAVGAAIQGGVLAGDVKDVLLLDVTPLSLGIETMGGVSTKLIERNTTVPTSKSEVFSTAADNQPQVEIHVLQGEREFANDNKSLGRFVLDGIAPAPRGVPQIEVTFNIDANGILNVTAKDKGTGKEQSITIQNSGNMSKEDIEKAQKEAELHADEDKKKRETVDAKNQLENAIYQAKKMPDEFKDKISEDDKKAIDEAVKEAEKHKDADDKDELEAAAKALQDAIMPIGAKMYQQATEDNKADESKDDKKSDKDEPVEGEVVDEK, encoded by the coding sequence ATGGGTAAAATTATCGGAATCGACCTCGGTACAACCAACAGCGCCTTTGCGTACATGCTGGCGGGTAAGCCGGAAGTCATCGCTAACGCCGAAGGTAATCGTACCACGCCATCAGTGGTGGCGATTAATAAAAAGGGCGAGCGTTTGGTCGGGCAAGTGGCGCAGCGTCAGCGTGTGACTAATCCAAAGAACACAATTTATGGTGTCAAGCGCTTTATTGGCCGTAAGTTTGATGACAAAGAAGTCCAAAAAGACCGTGGCCTCATGCCGTTTAAGATCGTCAAGAAAGGTGCGGGTGTGGCCGTGGAAATGGGTGGCAAGGAATACGCGCCAGAAGAAGTTTCGGCCATGATCCTCGGCAAAATCAAAGCTGATGCTGAAGCGTTCCTGGGCGAAAAAGTCACCGAAGCCGTCATCACCGTGCCAGCCTACTTTGACGATTCGCAGCGCCAGGCGACCAAGGATGCTGGTAAAATTGCTGGCCTGGAAGTCAAGCGCATCATCAATGAACCGACGGCCGCTGCTTTGGCGTACGGCCTGGAAAAAGGTAAAAATGACGAAACTATCGTGGTGTTTGACCTTGGTGGCGGTACCTTTGACGTTTCCGTCCTGGAGCTTGGTGACGGCGTGTTTGAGGTGAAAGCGACCAATGGTGACACCCACCTCGGTGGTGAGGACTTTGACAATGTCATCGTCAACTACTTCCTGGATGACTTTAAGTCTAAAGAAGGCATTGACCTACGCAAAGACAATGCAGCCATGCAGCGCCTAAAGGATGAGGCTGAAAAGGCTAAGAAGGAGCTATCAACAGTCACTGAATACGAAGTTAATATTCCGTTTATTACCGCTGACGCTGACGGGCCAAAGCACTTTGAATTGAGTCTAACGCGGGCGAAGTTGGAAGATTTGGTGAAAGATCTGTTGGCGCGTCTTGACGGTCCAGTTGAAAAAGCACTCAAAGACGCTAAATTGTCAAAATCTGACATCCAAAATGTTGTTATGGTTGGCGGTATGACCCGGATGCCAGCAGTGGTCGAGCGGGTGAAGAAGCTGTTCGGCAAAGATCCAATGCAAGGTGTTAACCCAGACGAAGTGGTGGCTGTCGGTGCAGCTATTCAGGGCGGCGTGTTGGCAGGCGACGTCAAGGATGTGCTGCTGCTGGACGTGACGCCGTTAAGCCTTGGTATTGAGACAATGGGCGGTGTGTCGACCAAGCTGATCGAGCGTAACACCACTGTACCAACCAGCAAGAGCGAAGTGTTCTCGACGGCTGCTGACAATCAGCCGCAAGTGGAGATTCACGTCTTGCAGGGTGAGCGCGAATTCGCCAATGACAACAAGAGCTTGGGTCGATTTGTGCTTGATGGTATCGCGCCAGCACCGCGCGGCGTGCCGCAGATTGAAGTAACGTTTAACATCGACGCCAACGGTATCCTTAATGTTACTGCCAAAGATAAAGGCACTGGCAAGGAGCAATCAATTACCATCCAAAACTCAGGCAACATGAGCAAGGAAGATATCGAAAAAGCCCAGAAAGAAGCCGAACTCCACGCTGACGAGGACAAGAAAAAGCGCGAAACCGTTGACGCTAAAAACCAGCTAGAAAACGCTATCTATCAGGCAAAGAAAATGCCAGATGAGTTCAAGGATAAGATTTCTGAGGACGACAAGAAGGCGATTGACGAAGCGGTCAAGGAAGCGGAAAAGCATAAAGACGCTGACGATAAAGACGAGCTAGAAGCGGCAGCCAAGGCCCTGCAGGACGCCATCATGCCAATTGGCGCCAAAATGTATCAGCAAGCTACTGAGGACAACAAGGCTGATGAGTCGAAGGACGACAAAAAGTCTGACAAAGACGAGCCAGTCGAGGGAGAGGTGGTTGACGAGAAATAA
- a CDS encoding nucleotide exchange factor GrpE, protein MDWRTTERLANVASGDYFDYYFHSYDRALPLHIWPRAVLAVQKEEKMTKNKAKKTEDLEQQLGELTLDLQRTRADFENYRKRVEAEKQSAHQMGQAKSVMKLLPVIDTIERAIANVPEELQDNAWAKGVAGLNKQLDKQLKEIGLEKINAKPGTLFNPELHQAVQFDEEAEGDKEVIAEELRAGYTLDGVVIRDAMVKVTRQSSESPQTNVRVNTDTSEK, encoded by the coding sequence ATGGATTGGCGGACTACTGAGCGGCTTGCCAACGTGGCTAGTGGTGATTATTTTGATTATTATTTTCATAGCTATGATCGTGCTCTTCCCCTGCACATATGGCCACGAGCCGTTTTGGCCGTTCAGAAGGAGGAAAAAATGACAAAGAATAAAGCTAAGAAAACTGAAGATTTAGAGCAGCAATTGGGCGAGTTGACGCTGGATTTGCAGCGGACGCGGGCGGATTTCGAGAATTATCGCAAGCGTGTGGAAGCGGAGAAGCAGTCAGCGCACCAAATGGGCCAGGCGAAGTCGGTGATGAAACTATTGCCAGTGATCGATACGATTGAACGAGCGATCGCTAACGTACCAGAGGAATTGCAGGATAACGCGTGGGCCAAGGGTGTGGCGGGCCTGAATAAACAGCTCGACAAACAGCTGAAAGAAATCGGCCTCGAGAAAATTAACGCTAAACCTGGCACATTATTTAATCCTGAGCTGCATCAAGCCGTTCAATTTGATGAAGAAGCCGAAGGCGACAAAGAAGTGATCGCCGAGGAACTCCGTGCCGGCTACACGCTAGACGGCGTAGTGATTCGCGACGCGATGGTTAAGGTGACGCGCCAGTCATCGGAATCACCGCAGACGAATGTCAGGGTAAACACTGACACATCAGAGAAATAA
- a CDS encoding transcriptional regulator: MTERQQAILAAIIEQYAEIAAPVGSVTLAKLFGVSSATIRSEMAKLEEMGFIEAPHTSAGRIPTDKGYRFYVNGITNAQMTELPSSIDRSARAIEAHVNSHVDTSDRAIRSAVDSLVELTGNFGFASFGDHLYMNGMTQLFSQPEFIEGDHVQAIARLIDNIEPWLREAAPNEPLNVFIGSENPIGKSSGATLIISRFCSKFSNNSYIGVIGPTRQNYRRTMELVRRTGAMLEEVL; this comes from the coding sequence ATGACCGAACGTCAACAGGCGATTTTAGCCGCCATCATTGAGCAATATGCCGAGATTGCGGCGCCAGTTGGCAGCGTGACGCTGGCCAAGTTGTTTGGCGTGTCCAGCGCCACTATTCGCAGCGAAATGGCTAAGCTCGAGGAGATGGGGTTCATTGAGGCTCCTCATACCAGTGCTGGTCGCATTCCGACTGATAAGGGCTATCGCTTTTATGTCAATGGCATCACCAATGCGCAGATGACGGAGCTGCCGAGTAGCATCGATCGCAGTGCGAGAGCGATCGAAGCGCATGTTAATTCGCACGTTGATACGTCCGACCGGGCAATTCGCAGCGCGGTTGATAGTCTGGTTGAACTGACGGGCAATTTTGGTTTCGCCTCATTTGGCGATCATCTATACATGAATGGTATGACGCAGCTGTTTTCTCAGCCGGAATTTATTGAGGGCGATCACGTGCAAGCGATCGCCAGGCTGATTGATAACATTGAGCCGTGGCTACGTGAAGCGGCACCAAATGAGCCCTTGAATGTATTTATCGGCAGCGAAAATCCGATTGGTAAAAGCTCTGGAGCAACGTTGATTATTAGTAGGTTTTGTTCAAAGTTTAGTAATAATAGTTACATCGGTGTGATCGGCCCGACGCGGCAAAATTATCGCCGAACGATGGAGCTGGTTAGGCGAACCGGTGCGATGTTAGAGGAGGTATTGTAA
- a CDS encoding CYTH domain-containing protein → MKQTAIINSEIKARCADQEAVRHYLREHGADFKGTDHQIDTYFDVPEGRLKLRQGPIENNLIFYQRADTDGPKQSTINLSPVAPDSTIGEVLTAALGVRVIVDKQREIYFIDNVKFHIDTVQGLGNFVEIEAIDTDGKRNAKELEDQCSYYMRELGIKAMDLVVGSYSDLLEHGDDIQAT, encoded by the coding sequence ATGAAACAGACAGCAATTATCAATTCAGAAATCAAGGCTCGGTGTGCCGATCAAGAGGCGGTGCGCCACTATCTACGTGAGCATGGCGCAGACTTTAAGGGGACGGATCATCAAATCGACACGTATTTTGATGTACCCGAGGGGCGCCTGAAATTGCGCCAGGGGCCGATCGAAAATAACCTTATCTTTTATCAGCGGGCGGACACCGACGGGCCAAAACAATCGACCATCAACTTGTCACCCGTAGCACCGGACTCAACTATTGGTGAGGTGCTAACAGCGGCGCTTGGTGTGCGTGTCATCGTCGATAAGCAGCGCGAGATTTACTTCATCGATAATGTCAAGTTTCATATCGACACTGTTCAGGGCCTCGGGAATTTTGTCGAAATTGAAGCCATCGACACCGATGGCAAACGAAACGCCAAGGAGCTGGAGGACCAATGCTCATACTACATGCGTGAGCTTGGTATCAAGGCTATGGATTTAGTGGTTGGCTCGTATAGTGATTTATTGGAGCATGGTGACGATATTCAAGCGACATAG